A genome region from Gossypium hirsutum isolate 1008001.06 chromosome A04, Gossypium_hirsutum_v2.1, whole genome shotgun sequence includes the following:
- the LOC107948516 gene encoding LOW QUALITY PROTEIN: F-box protein At5g06550 (The sequence of the model RefSeq protein was modified relative to this genomic sequence to represent the inferred CDS: inserted 1 base in 1 codon): MLSCRGSLLSQTIKRKTKNKPKNKTKLKTHKNVSRTRDFIPKNMHLEDNEEEVGFNLKSSAPSHSHWVQPLGNLYFNPGALNSRNIGLGNLQILSDELVLEILGLLEGTQLGVLATVSKSFYVFTSHEPLWRNLVLDNLKGRFXYNRSWKVTYISTFHPSFDVSRSARSSGLRVRDFYSDYLFQSWLCANLEMKPEWLERDNIIRKRGISVDDFVTNFEEPNKPVLLEGCMDNWDALGKWDRDYLVNLCGDAQFAVGPVKMRLDDYFSYADQVKEERPLYLFDPKFAEKIPTLGSEYDVPVYFREDLFSVLGNRRPDYRWIIIGPAGSGSSFHIDPNSTSAWNAVIRGSKKWILFPPDVVPPGVHPSPDGAEVACPVSVIEWFMNFYDATKDWKKRPIECICKAGEVIFVPNGWWHLVINLEESVAITQNYVSRRNLLNVFDFLKKPNASELVSGTTDRINLYENFKNAIEASFPGTIDGLRLKAKLKKMSFWDSVIDSKVGAFKFYF, from the exons ATGCTAAGTTGTAGGGGAAGCTTACTGTCTCAAACcataaaaagaaaaactaagaacaaacccaaaaacaaaactaaattgaaaactcACAAAAATGTTTCTAGAACACGAGATTTCATTCCCAAAAACATGCATCTCGAAGATAATGAAGAAGAAGTAGGATTCAACCTCAAATCCTCAGCTCCTTCTCATTCTCATTGGGTTCAACCGTTGGGAAACCTTTACTTCAACCCAGGCGCTCTCAACTCAAGAAACATCGGCTTAGGTAATCTCCAAATCCTGTCTGACGAGCTTGTTCTTGAGATTTTAGGCCTTTTGGAAGGTACCCAGTTAGGTGTTTTAGCTACTGTTAGCAAATCATTTTATGTTTTCACTAGCCATGAACCCCTTTGGAGGAATCTTGTATTGGATAACCTGAAAGGACGAT TTTATAATCGGTCATGGAAAGTTACTTACATATCTACATTTCATCCTTCATTTGATGTTTCAAGGAGTGCCCGTTCTTCGGGTTTGAGAGTAAGGGATTTTTATTCTGACTATTTGTTTCAGAGTTGGCTGTGTGCTAATCTTGAAATGAAACCTGAATGGCTTGAAAGAGATAATATAATTCGAAAAAGAGGGAttagtgttgatgattttgtgacAAACTTCGAAGAACCTAATAAGCCGGTTTTGTTGGAAGGGTGCATGGATAATTGGGATGCATTGGGAAAGTGGGATAGAGATTATTTGGTTAATTTATGTGGCGATGCTCAGTTTGCAGTTGGACCAGTTAAGATGAGGCTAGATGATTATTTTAGCTATGCAGATCAAGTAAAAGAAGAGAGGCCATTGTACTTATTTGATCCAAAATTTGCAGAAAAAATTCCAACTTTAGGCTCAGAGTACGATGTTCCAGTGTACTTCAGAGAGGATTTGTTTAGCGTTTTGGGTAATCGGAGGCCAGATTATAGGTGGATTATAATTGGACCAGCCGGGTCTGGGTCATCCTTCCATATTGATCCTAATTCAACATCTGCCTGGAATGCGGTGATTAGAGGATCTAAGAAATGGATTTTATTCCCACCTGATGTGGTTCCACCTGGGGTGCACCCGAGCCCAGATGGAGCAGAAGTGGCATGTCCTGTTTCTGTAATTGAGTGGTTCATGAATTTTTATGATGCAACAAAGGATTGGAAAAAGAGACCTATTGAGTGTATTTGTAAGGCTGGAGAAGTGATCTTTGTGCCAAATGGATGGTGGCATCTAGTGATTAACCTCGAAGAATCTGTTGCCATTACACAGAACTATGTTAGCAG GAGAAATTTATTGAACGTTTTCGATTTTCTTAAGAAGCCGAATGCTAGCGAGCTTGTTTCTGGGACAACAGACAGAATAAacttgtatgaaaattttaagaatgCTATAGAGGCTTCTTTCCCTGGAACAATTGATGGACTGAGACTGAAAGCAAAGCTGAAAAAAATGTCTTTCTGGGATTCAGTGATTGATTCCAAGGTGGGTGCCTTCAAGTTCTATTTCTAA